The DNA region TTCCGCCACGAAGTGGGACCGGAAAACGTGCTCTTCATGCACGTCACGCTGATTCCTTTCATCAAAGCCGCAGGCGAGCTCAAGACCAAGCCGACCCAGCAGTCGGTTGCCAAGCTCCGCGAAATTGGTATCGCCCCGGACATCGTGGTATGCCGCTCGGAGCACGACATCGAGTTCGAAGTGCGTGAGAAAATCGCCATGTTCTGCAACCTCGAGCGCCGCGCGGTGATCGAGTTCCGCGACGTCGACCACTCGATCTACGAGTGCCCGTTGGCTGTACGCAACCAGCGCATGGACGACCTCGTCTGCGAGAAGCTCGGCATCGAGGCACCTGAGCCGGACCTCCGCGAGTACCGCAGCTTCGTCAACCGCGTCATCCACCCAAGCAATGCCTGCCGCATCGCCGTGGTCGGCAAGTACGTCGAACTCCAGGACGCCTACAAGTCGATCTACGAATCCATCACCCACGCAGGCGCCGAGCACGACACCGGCGTCAAAGTCCTGCGCATCGACGCCGAGGACCTCGAGGCCGACGGCGCGGAGAAGCACCTCAGCAACATCGACGGCATCCTCATTCCAGGTGGCTTCGGCGACCGAGGCACCGAAGGTAAGATCCTCGCCGCCCGCTACGCACGCGAAAACAAGATCCCTTACTTCGGTATCTGCCTCGGCATGCAGATCGCGACCATCGAGTTCGCTCGCAATGTCTGTGAACTTGAGGGAGCAAATTCCACCGAATTCGATCCGCACACCGAGCACCCGGTCATCTGCTTGCTCGAAGAGCAAAAAGAAGTCGAAGCCAAGGGCGGATCGATGCGCCTCGGAACTTG from Sulfuriroseicoccus oceanibius includes:
- a CDS encoding CTP synthase gives rise to the protein MKYIFVTGGVVSSLGKGLAAASLGTLLELRGQRVILQKFDPYLNVDPGTMSPFQHGEVYVLDDGAETDLDLGHYERFTSCRLSRLNNLTSGQVYETVLKKERRGDYLGKTVQVIPHVTNEIKDRIHEVARKMEGDIIITEIGGTVGDIEGLPFLEAIRQFRHEVGPENVLFMHVTLIPFIKAAGELKTKPTQQSVAKLREIGIAPDIVVCRSEHDIEFEVREKIAMFCNLERRAVIEFRDVDHSIYECPLAVRNQRMDDLVCEKLGIEAPEPDLREYRSFVNRVIHPSNACRIAVVGKYVELQDAYKSIYESITHAGAEHDTGVKVLRIDAEDLEADGAEKHLSNIDGILIPGGFGDRGTEGKILAARYARENKIPYFGICLGMQIATIEFARNVCELEGANSTEFDPHTEHPVICLLEEQKEVEAKGGSMRLGTWVTDLKDGTIARKLYGTDTISERHRHRFEFNQNYREQMEKAGLVISGTSPDDTLTEIIELKDHPFYVAAQFHPEFLSRPNHPHPLFSGFVAASLENATSI